From a region of the Stenotrophomonas sp. BIO128-Bstrain genome:
- a CDS encoding heavy metal translocating P-type ATPase — MSTPITSDARAAAAAISLPIEGMTCASCVGRVEAALAKVPGVDSVSVNLATERANIRLSTPVDRMALIQAVEKVGYDVPAGTVELAVEGMTCASCVGRVEKALKAVPGVTEATVNLATERATVRGVAAAQDLIAAIEKVGYEASPVDTGAHADEEAVEKKDAERAKLKRDLTLAAVLALPVFVLEMGSHMIPGMHEWVAATIGIQQSWYLQFVLTLLVLAIPGWRFYEKGFPALFRLGPDMNSLVAVGTAAAFGYSMVATFAPGLLPAGTVNVYYEAAAVIVALILLGRFLEARAKGRTSEAIKRLVGLQAREAHVLRDGSIVDIPINDVALGDIVEVRPGERVPVDGEVTEGRSFVDESMITGEPIPVEKTQGSTVVGGTVNQKGALTLRATAVGGQTMLAQIIRMVEQAQGSKLPIQAVVDKVTLWFVPAVMLAAVLTFLVWLVFGPSPALSFALVNAVAVLIIACPCAMGLATPTSIMVGTGRGAEMGVLFRKGEALQLLKDAKVVAVDKTGTLTEGRPVLTDLEIAEGFDRSQVLAKVAAVESRSEHPIARAIVESAVEGGIALPTMTDFDSVTGMGVRATVNGARVEVGADRFMRELGLDVGAFAGTAERLGNEGKSPLYAAIEGRLAAIIAVADPIKSSTPTAIAALHQLGLKVAMITGDNARTAQAIARQLGIDEVVAEVLPAGKVEAVRRLKASHGQITYVGDGINDAPALAEADVGLAIGTGTDVAVESADVVLMSGNLQGVPNAIALSKATIGNIRQNLFWAFGYNTALIPVAAGVLYPAYGLLLSPIFAAGAMAVSSVFVLGNALRLRRFQPPLAADTAH, encoded by the coding sequence ATGAGCACGCCGATAACGAGTGATGCTCGTGCCGCCGCAGCAGCGATCAGCCTGCCCATCGAGGGCATGACTTGCGCGAGCTGCGTCGGCCGAGTCGAGGCCGCCCTGGCCAAGGTGCCGGGCGTGGACAGCGTATCCGTTAATCTGGCCACCGAGCGGGCGAACATCCGCCTGTCGACGCCTGTCGATCGCATGGCGTTGATCCAGGCGGTCGAGAAGGTCGGCTACGACGTGCCTGCTGGCACGGTCGAACTGGCTGTCGAGGGTATGACCTGCGCGTCCTGCGTGGGCCGTGTCGAGAAGGCGCTCAAAGCCGTTCCAGGTGTCACTGAAGCCACGGTCAACCTGGCAACCGAGCGCGCGACCGTGCGCGGTGTCGCCGCCGCACAGGACCTGATCGCGGCCATCGAGAAAGTCGGCTACGAAGCCAGTCCGGTCGATACCGGCGCCCACGCCGATGAGGAAGCTGTCGAGAAGAAGGACGCCGAGCGCGCCAAACTCAAGCGCGACCTGACCTTGGCCGCCGTGCTGGCGCTGCCGGTGTTCGTGCTTGAAATGGGTTCGCACATGATTCCTGGCATGCACGAGTGGGTCGCAGCCACGATCGGCATCCAGCAGAGCTGGTATTTGCAGTTCGTGTTGACCCTGCTTGTGCTCGCCATTCCCGGGTGGCGTTTCTACGAGAAGGGCTTCCCGGCCCTGTTCCGCCTGGGTCCCGACATGAACTCGCTGGTGGCGGTCGGCACGGCTGCGGCCTTCGGCTATTCGATGGTCGCCACCTTCGCGCCCGGGCTGCTGCCGGCTGGCACGGTGAACGTCTATTACGAGGCGGCCGCCGTGATCGTGGCGCTGATCCTGCTGGGCCGCTTTCTTGAGGCGCGGGCCAAGGGCCGAACGTCCGAGGCCATCAAGCGCCTGGTCGGCCTGCAGGCCAGGGAGGCGCACGTGCTGCGCGACGGCAGCATCGTGGACATCCCCATCAACGATGTGGCCCTGGGCGACATTGTGGAAGTGCGCCCCGGCGAGCGGGTGCCGGTCGATGGCGAAGTGACCGAGGGCCGCAGCTTCGTGGACGAGTCGATGATCACCGGCGAACCGATCCCTGTCGAGAAGACGCAAGGCAGTACCGTGGTCGGCGGCACCGTCAACCAGAAGGGTGCGCTGACGCTGCGCGCGACTGCGGTGGGCGGGCAAACCATGCTGGCGCAGATCATTCGCATGGTCGAGCAGGCACAAGGCTCCAAGCTGCCGATCCAGGCCGTGGTGGACAAGGTGACGCTGTGGTTCGTGCCTGCCGTCATGCTGGCCGCCGTGCTGACCTTCCTGGTCTGGCTGGTGTTCGGCCCGTCGCCGGCGCTGTCCTTCGCGCTGGTCAATGCCGTGGCGGTGCTGATCATTGCCTGCCCGTGCGCCATGGGCTTGGCGACGCCGACCTCCATCATGGTCGGCACGGGCCGGGGTGCCGAGATGGGCGTGCTGTTCCGCAAGGGCGAAGCGCTGCAACTGCTCAAGGACGCCAAGGTGGTGGCCGTGGACAAGACCGGCACGCTGACCGAAGGCCGCCCGGTCCTGACCGACCTGGAGATCGCCGAGGGCTTTGATCGCAGCCAGGTGCTGGCGAAAGTCGCTGCCGTGGAATCGCGCTCGGAGCATCCTATCGCGCGCGCCATCGTCGAGTCGGCCGTGGAAGGGGGCATCGCGTTGCCGACCATGACGGATTTCGATTCGGTCACGGGCATGGGCGTGCGCGCCACCGTGAACGGCGCGCGCGTCGAAGTCGGTGCCGATCGCTTCATGCGTGAGCTGGGACTGGACGTCGGTGCGTTCGCGGGCACCGCCGAGCGGCTGGGCAACGAAGGCAAGTCGCCGCTGTACGCTGCCATCGAGGGCCGGCTGGCTGCCATCATCGCAGTGGCCGACCCGATCAAGTCCAGCACGCCCACGGCCATCGCTGCCTTGCATCAACTCGGCTTGAAGGTCGCCATGATCACTGGCGACAACGCGCGCACAGCACAAGCCATCGCCAGGCAGCTTGGCATCGACGAGGTGGTGGCCGAAGTGCTGCCCGCGGGCAAGGTCGAAGCCGTGCGCCGACTCAAGGCCAGCCACGGCCAGATCACCTACGTAGGCGACGGCATCAACGACGCCCCGGCGCTGGCCGAGGCAGATGTGGGCCTGGCGATCGGCACAGGCACCGACGTGGCGGTGGAATCGGCCGACGTGGTGCTCATGTCCGGCAACCTGCAGGGCGTGCCCAACGCCATCGCGCTGTCCAAGGCCACCATCGGCAACATTCGCCAGAACCTGTTCTGGGCCTTCGGCTACAACACGGCGCTGATCCCGGTGGCCGCGGGCGTCCTGTATCCCGCTTATGGACTGCTGTTGTCACCGATCTTCGCGG
- a CDS encoding metalloregulator ArsR/SmtB family transcription factor produces MTPRKPASAPQKGPNVDLASLSQNDVTILAETFRLLGDPSRLRIMLCCMKGSTSVGDIAETLDLSQSLVSHHLRLLRGARLVKGVRQAKQIFYEVADQHVNQVLLDMAIHIAEDHSDE; encoded by the coding sequence ATGACTCCACGCAAACCAGCCAGTGCTCCGCAGAAGGGCCCAAACGTCGATCTGGCCTCCCTGTCACAGAACGACGTGACGATCCTGGCCGAGACCTTCCGCCTCCTGGGCGACCCGTCCCGGCTGAGAATCATGCTGTGCTGTATGAAGGGGTCTACTTCGGTTGGTGACATCGCAGAAACTCTCGACCTCTCGCAATCACTGGTGAGTCACCACCTGCGGCTGCTGCGTGGAGCGAGGTTGGTCAAGGGCGTGCGCCAGGCCAAGCAGATCTTCTATGAGGTGGCCGACCAGCACGTGAACCAGGTGCTGCTGGACATGGCCATCCACATCGCCGAAGACCATAGCGACGAGTAG